The window AGTATGTTGTTTGAGTTCGTAGTCCTTCCAGAGTGTGTAGTAATTGAAGTTTGTCAGACATATCGCTGTGGTGGAAGTTGTCTGCTGTGTTTTACAACTACGTGTAAACACTTTAAATTCGGCCCGAAAAGGTGTTGTTACAAAAATAATTGTCTTAAAGGAAACAGAGACAGAAGTCTCTACATTCCGCGCGTAATTTTCTGAGATGCAGGGCGTAGGTACgtgaattattgatttttttattgtCGGATATTTCTCCGAAATTCGTCTGCTACGAACGTCAGGTCCACCCATTCGAAGGAAAATTGACACTACAGCAGGCGTAGAAACACATGCCTCAACAAATAGCTGATGGATGAAGCTGGAAGTAAGTTGGCTATTAAAGTAAGTGCACTATTTTTCAATTGAAGCTATTTTGCGACTACTTGACAGTACCGTTGATTAGAAGGATGGTAATGGTATTTTTATTGTTTCCCAGCTAGAGCCATTTATTCATCAGGTAGGAGGACATTCATCTATGCTCTGCTTAGACGAGTATACGGTTTGCAAGCCTTTAGTGAAAAGAGAGCTAGAGTTTTACGAAACGCTTCCAGACGCCATTCGAAAATTCACTCCAAAATTTTACGGAACGCTACAAGTGAAACCTGTACCCGAAGAAGATGGATACATATCGCTCATTGCCATTCCTACGGACTCCTATTCTCCGAAGCAAAATCAACACAGCACAAAAAGGTAAATCTAAGTAGTTACTGAGATTCCTGTCGGGGAGCATTTTTAACAGATTTTGTGCGCTTTTGTAGCAGACACTTACCAAGAATGTTTCCTGACAGAAATTCAAATGAGAATTATATGATGGCTGAAGGAGATTGCTGCCCATTTAGAGACCTGTGAGGCAACATTCATAGTAAGCGTTTGCATGTCTCGTACTGTTCAATACTCAACTTCAGTAGAGAAGATTGGTAACACGAACTCGTCTTGTTTTTAGAAAAATCCGTATTCGTCGAACAGGTAGTATTGAAACAGAAGGCGATAGCAATGAATTATTTGAAGAAGACTCcgtaagaaatgaaaatcaaatagaTATCCCGAAATCTGGAGTGCCTGTCAATCCCTGGGTACTTCAGTGTTATGAACGTCAGTTACAGAAGATGATTTCTACTATTAAAGTTGGTGAACAGGAACCAAGTATCCTTTTCAAAAAGAGGGGCACCGTTTGTGCAGTGTATGTATGAGGTAGGCCAAGCCCTGAGAATGTAGAGAAATTCACATTGCCATGAATGTGTGTCCATTGTTCAAACTATTTAGGTACTTAGACTATAAGTATTTTAGGTAGGCCTATGTAAAGCGACAGCTGTTTAAagcaattattttcatttatttgaaagtgAAAGTTTTCTTGTGAATGTTACCGAAAAGTGAGTTGTGGAAGAGGAGACAATATCCAAGCATGAAATAATTAAATAGTACTAAAATTGACAACGTACAGAGTGGAAGAAAATATCTACTTAACAAATAATCAGATTTTATTTTACTCGAAAATTTGGCATCTAGGTTTACCTATCCTTGTATTCTTGATCTGAAAATGGGCACACGCCAGTATGGAGATACTGCAAGTTTGCCAAAGAAACAAAGTAAAATGTTCAAAGTTGTGAGCACAACATCTGGAAAACTTGGTGTTCGTATCGGAGGAATGCAGGTCAGTATAGTCTCTTACTAgttgtttcttcttcttattattattattaaacgcaGTGTTTAGCAGAATTGGACACCACTAATTAGCATAAATGAGGAGGCAGCCAAAATAGCTTTCCTTGTAATTGTAATTTACTGGATTAAATTTTGCTGGCAGCATCATGGACATCATTAAGCTGTCCATTGATTACTACCTGTTACAAACTAAGTTTGTGTGATTTGTCATATTGTTTCTGTGTACCATGACTTATTCTACATTATATGGTATTTATTTagcttatttatttttttgtttatccaTCCAAGGAGCATCTCATAGTGGTGTAGGTATTGTTGTGGCTGTATAGCTCAAACTATACACATATGGATAATACAAGTAGAGAACACAGAGTGTATGGAATGAATGAAGAGAAATGTTTAAATCCCCTGGGAAATTTTGTGATGAATTACACAATGTTTGGTGCACTCCACACATTTGTCCTTATTTTTCTGTTACTTGACAGTATACATTCATTCATAACTGCCTTGTTTCACTTGCTTCTTTTAAAGGGTTTCATCATATTCTTACTCAGCTTCTCCAGCTGAGTGCATTGGACAGCCCCAGCGATAAGACAGATAATGTACAATGAAattactgtccccccccccccccccccccctgctgagtTTTCACATTACTAAAGTAATGCTGCTCAGCATGGTGTGATGAACTGCATAACATTCCACATATCTCCTCCCACCATTCAACTCCCTGCTGCTAGCATCTTATCAAACATGGAAacgccaggtaggaatatcaacattgatggaaaagatagattgctacttaccataaagaagacatgtcaagttgcatacgagtgtcttttaattggcctgtctgcaacttgacgtgtcttctttatggtaagtagcaatctatcttttcctacatcgttGATTTTCCTACTAACATCTTATATTTGCATTAGTTGGGATTGTTCTTTCAACAAACTCTTACATACAGTAGCTCTCAGTCTTTCCCATCTAGGCATCACCCTGGGTTGACCCTCATCCTTGTTCCTCTCTCTTGTCCAGCCCTTACCCTAtaaccccccaccaaaaaaaaaaaaaaaaaaacctcccacCATCCGTACTGCAATAGCTGTATACTATTTCCCCTTACAGTGACTGTATTTCATACCTGGCTTCTCATGTTTCGCTTTTCTTACATCAACCTTTTCAGTCTGAGCAGCCAATTTTTTCCCATAACCATTACTGTGTTGGATCTACCCTCATCCACAATATCTTCCCTGTGTTTTTGCATTTATACTATCTATTGCTCTTGCATATATATTTCATAATTGTCATTGTTCATTATGTAGCTATCCACCTCCTCCCCCGTTTCCTCCTGTTGGTGGTCACACAGCCACGGCAGTGTCTTCGAATGGAAAGGCTCGAGATGATGcaataaaacacagtcccaatGCATTCCCTTCCCTGGCCCTGGCGTAGGAGGAACATAGGACTACTACTCACCCAGTACCTGGTCTTACCAGGACCACAGGGACACCTTTTTGGCCAAAGAGtcttaattttttgtcaaacacaTTGAATACaaatacagggaagttgcagccatCTCTAAGATAAGAGTGGTTCCCTCCAGATTAAAATATCATCTCCTTCCCAGTCGTGGGTGCTGCTATCTTGTGAAAATTTGGGTGACATTCCTGTGGCTGTCACTCTCCACATGAGTCTCAAATTGGTCCAGGGCATCATCTGTCAAcatgaccttcttttgcagtctgacaatgagctgtgaGAGACAGGATATGCATTTCATCTGTCATGTCCATAGGGAACCAAGGGAAAACAGAATTGCTACTAGACCTTCATTTTGGATTTTGAGGGTGATactttgcctgagaaggtcaaggtgatggtctatgggTGTGATGTAAAACCCTTCTCCTATCCTTGTTGTACTGCTATCCCTGTCTGCATAGATTGTGGAGATTTCTTGCACCTGTACCCTCACCTATGTAAACTGTGGCAACCTCCATTTTTACTGATCACCAGATTGCTCAATTTTTAAGTGTGAGAAGAAAATCCAAGAGTATGAGCTGCTGGGTAAGCTCACATTTCAAGAGGACAGAAAAAAGTATGAGCATCTTTATCCCATAGAAATCGCACAATCTTATGCTACAGCTGCAATGTCCTTGCAATCTCTGTCACTGATGCCTTCCTCTGTTGAGCCCCCTACAGTGGGCCCTCAGAGCTGCCTGCTGATACCTGCCTCCCTAGGCAGCTAGGGGTCCTTGCGGTGCTTCTGCCACACCTGCTTTGGGACATTGGTTCCCCTTCTGCGGGGCACACCAGTCCCCATCCTCCAGCTGGAGGCTCCTCatcctcctctgccttctctaGCTAGGATGAGGTCCCTTGGAACACGGTTCCTACTGGTCCACAACCATATGCCAGCCGGTGGCTGAAGGAACCACAGGCTACTGGTTGTCTGACTTCTCTTTCTTCCTCTGTCCCTGAAACCAATTCAGGGAGAACAACAAGGAGGACAAAAAGAAGTCTTCTAAGATAAAGGAAACTCTGATGGCCCCCACACCACTGGACTCTGCATGTACTCCTGCACACAAGGTGGAGATCCCGTTGAGGCATCAGATCTCCCCAGGCAATGTGCCGCAGAATGTATATCAGTGGATCCCCTTACATCTCGGCAGCACATGTCCGTAAGCGATAACAcagctccccccaccccccctcctgtCAAGTCGATTCATGCCCCCACAGTATTCAGTGTGTCTGATCCTCCAGTAGAATTACAGTGGGTTTTTCCACTGTGTGGCTGAGCTACAGCAGCTTTTAAGCACTTACCCTGCATTCTGTATTGCCATCCAGGAAATGCGGTTTCCAGCAACTTGGACCCCTGTCCTTTTGGCTACTGAGGTTATTCTAAGAATTGCACCAACTATGAAAGGGTATTGGTTGGAGTTTGTACCTATGTGCTCGACTCTGCATATAGTGACCTTGTGCCTCCTGATACACTTTTGAAGGCAGTAGCTGTTCAGGTAAGAGCACATCAGGATTTTACCATCTGTaatctttatctccctcttgaTGATGTCATGTCTcagctccccccacccccccccccccccctcctttcctagtCTCGGGTGACTTAAATGCCCATAACCCTTTAGGGGGTGGAACAGTGATCACTGGCAGTGGTAAAAACATTGAAACTTTACTGGCACACCTTCTGTGggtcaggggttagaataggctggaggtattcctgcctgtcgtaagagttgACTAAAAGAGCCTCACacctttcagcctttatgtgatggtcccctgtcgggtttgacctccaactatcaaaattttcctgaagagcgggTTAactggggaagagcaccttacatgGTGCCTCATGTCAATCGTGCATTGAGATTTTTAGTCCACTTTCTCACtgtggcattgcagtcccgctcatcctccatcacaccttcctgggtgtgttttcctccGCCCACTATGGAGTGTCGTTTTCTGCACTGAGGACCATGGAATTCATGTTGttgtacctacttcaacctacatccttctgaa is drawn from Schistocerca gregaria isolate iqSchGreg1 chromosome 3, iqSchGreg1.2, whole genome shotgun sequence and contains these coding sequences:
- the LOC126353830 gene encoding inositol hexakisphosphate kinase 3-like isoform X1, with the translated sequence MDEAGSKLAIKLEPFIHQVGGHSSMLCLDEYTVCKPLVKRELEFYETLPDAIRKFTPKFYGTLQVKPVPEEDGYISLIAIPTDSYSPKQNQHSTKRKIRIRRTGSIETEGDSNELFEEDSVRNENQIDIPKSGVPVNPWVLQCYERQLQKMISTIKVGEQEPNFILLENLASRFTYPCILDLKMGTRQYGDTASLPKKQSKMFKVVSTTSGKLGVRIGGMQVYQVTTQRFVCRNKFFGRSLSVGGFQQAVRQFLHNGSHLRSDVLGPLIRRLEELAAVVTQQEATRFYTTSLLLIYDGLEHSCTEGKMKFDFEIRSLQNSAVRQEEEKTAFMQGSRRSSSVELLDRPLKELTTDEVGIVHRRCSSVGLFDDAAPQSPLPSPRPPVTTVAEPSIDVRIIDFAHSTHKGMDNPVIYSGPDRGFLFGLENMISILKGIERDHG